ATGCTTTTGCCACAGGGTGGAACAAAAACAGTGCCTTGGTTGCGGTCAGCACCGGTTTGCTGCAGCAGATGAACAGGGATGAGGTCGAGGCCGTGCTGGGGCATGAGGTCAGCCATGTAGCGAACGGCGATATGGTTACACTGTCATTGATACAGGGGGTGGTCAACACATTTGTCGTTTTCCTCTCCCGGGTCATAGGGCATACGGTTGACCGCATCGTATTCAAGACCGAACGCGGCTATGGTCCCGCCTTCTTCATCGTTTCCATGATTGCCGAGTTCGTTCTTGGGATCCTGGCGATGACGATAGTCATGTGGTTTTCCCGCTGGCGGGAGTTTCGCGCCGATAGAGGAGGGGCCGAGCTGGCGGGTAGGGAGAAGATGATTGCCGCCCTGAGGCGTTTACAGCAGGCTCATGAGCCGGAGTCACTGCCTGACGAGATAGCAGCATTCGCAATCAGTGCCGGTAAAGTGCAAAAGTTGTTTGCGAGCCATCCACCGCTGGAATCACGGATCGAGGCACTCCAGTCCGAGTAGCTAACCAGCTGCCTGAAGTGCTTGATTTTGGGAGAATATAACTGAGAGAGAGCAAACACTAAACCTACCTGTGATCACAAATATATCGTGCAGGTTATCGTGATTATATTTATTGCAACGACAGGCCAGGAATACCCAGCCTGTCGTTGATGGTAATTCAGTGTGGTGCTCAGGCCACCATCACAAGCGTGATGGCCAGACTGTTACCAGCGACCGCCACCACCACCACCAGAGCTTCGTTTTGGCTTATCCATCGCTTCATTGATTCTCAAGTCACGGCCCTGAAAGTCCTTGCCATTGAGCTGAGAGATCGCCTTTTCAGCATCACCTTGGCTCATTTCTACAAAGGCAAATCCCCTTGAACGACGGGTTTCTCGATCCAGTATAAGGTTTGCCGACTGCACCTCGCCAATGCCTGAGAAAAGTTCCCGGACATCATCTTCTGTGGCAGACCAGGGAAGGTTGCCAACATACAATTTAGTCATCTATCTACATTCCTAACAAAAAATATTCATATGTCCAGGGTCT
This sequence is a window from Candidatus Thiodiazotropha sp. LNASS1. Protein-coding genes within it:
- the htpX gene encoding protease HtpX — translated: MMRIALFLGTNLAILMLISITFRLLGIEGLLLENGVDLNLNALLVYSAVIGFSGSLISLFISKWMAKRSMGVEVIEAPGNEVERWLFNTIERQAQQANIGMPEVGIFDHASPNAFATGWNKNSALVAVSTGLLQQMNRDEVEAVLGHEVSHVANGDMVTLSLIQGVVNTFVVFLSRVIGHTVDRIVFKTERGYGPAFFIVSMIAEFVLGILAMTIVMWFSRWREFRADRGGAELAGREKMIAALRRLQQAHEPESLPDEIAAFAISAGKVQKLFASHPPLESRIEALQSE
- a CDS encoding RNA-binding protein translates to MTKLYVGNLPWSATEDDVRELFSGIGEVQSANLILDRETRRSRGFAFVEMSQGDAEKAISQLNGKDFQGRDLRINEAMDKPKRSSGGGGGGRW